In the Streptomyces sp. BHT-5-2 genome, one interval contains:
- a CDS encoding oligosaccharide flippase family protein, producing the protein MTALRPADTGDARDAPARSGTAAAGRGIAGTARGSLFGLAGSAANAVFGFVLVTIVTHGLGARGAGAVFAGVAAFTLASNALKLGADTALVRFVSRDLAHTDGAGVPGLLRIAVLPPLVASTAVAAAAVPLAPGLAGWLLPDLSPGQGTAVLRLFAVFLPVTTVALVLLGATRGYGSVVPFVGVEQIGKPVLRVLLAVPLVLLAPGVVTLSAAWLAPGVLGAAAAWLALRRALRSRPRSPQHTTPAGEFWSFAGPRAISSIFDIAAVWIGVILLSVLGTSAEAGVYTALGRLVTAGTLLQLAVRLAVAPQLGRLLADGDRAGAHRLHRLSTRWIALFSWPVFVLLAAFPRTVLALFGADFGPGAPGLVVLATASLVNVAVGNAQTALLMAGRSVPNLVVAGAAFAVQLCFGIWLVPRYGVLGAAVSFGLAIVVDNGASAWLVRRRLGFGAVDRGYLLAALITIGAVAPLAFLIRVLCGDTFAGTLFGILLSIVAFCALVRRYRVPLGVAEFFGVLRKRRAENSP; encoded by the coding sequence GTGACCGCCCTGCGCCCGGCGGACACCGGCGACGCCCGGGACGCCCCGGCACGCTCGGGCACCGCGGCCGCCGGGCGGGGCATCGCCGGCACGGCCCGCGGCAGCCTGTTCGGTCTGGCGGGCTCGGCGGCCAACGCGGTCTTCGGGTTCGTGCTGGTCACCATCGTCACCCACGGGCTCGGGGCGCGCGGGGCCGGCGCGGTGTTCGCCGGTGTCGCCGCGTTCACGCTGGCGAGCAACGCCCTGAAGCTGGGGGCGGACACCGCGCTGGTGCGGTTCGTCTCCCGGGACCTGGCGCACACGGACGGGGCGGGGGTGCCCGGTCTGCTGCGGATCGCGGTGCTGCCGCCGCTGGTGGCGAGCACCGCGGTCGCGGCGGCGGCCGTGCCGCTGGCCCCCGGCCTCGCCGGATGGCTGCTGCCGGACCTGTCCCCGGGGCAAGGGACCGCGGTGCTGCGGCTGTTCGCGGTGTTCCTGCCGGTGACGACGGTGGCGCTGGTGCTGCTGGGGGCGACCCGGGGGTACGGCTCGGTGGTGCCGTTCGTGGGCGTGGAGCAGATCGGGAAGCCGGTGCTCCGGGTGCTGCTCGCCGTCCCCCTGGTCCTGCTCGCGCCGGGCGTGGTGACGTTGAGTGCCGCCTGGCTGGCCCCCGGCGTACTGGGCGCGGCGGCGGCCTGGCTCGCACTCCGCCGCGCCCTCCGGAGCCGCCCTCGGTCCCCCCAACACACCACTCCCGCCGGGGAGTTCTGGTCGTTCGCCGGCCCACGGGCGATCTCCTCGATCTTCGACATCGCCGCCGTGTGGATCGGTGTGATCCTGCTGTCGGTGCTCGGCACCAGCGCCGAGGCGGGTGTCTACACCGCGCTGGGGCGCCTGGTGACCGCGGGGACGCTGCTGCAACTGGCCGTCCGGCTGGCGGTGGCCCCGCAGCTCGGCCGGCTGCTGGCGGACGGCGACCGGGCCGGCGCCCACCGTCTGCACCGGCTGTCGACGCGCTGGATCGCGCTGTTCTCCTGGCCGGTGTTCGTGCTGCTGGCGGCCTTTCCGCGTACGGTGCTCGCGCTATTCGGCGCGGACTTCGGGCCGGGCGCGCCGGGCCTGGTGGTGCTGGCCACGGCGAGCCTGGTCAACGTCGCCGTCGGCAACGCGCAGACGGCGCTGCTGATGGCGGGCCGGAGCGTGCCGAACCTCGTCGTCGCCGGTGCGGCCTTCGCGGTCCAACTGTGCTTCGGGATATGGCTGGTTCCGCGCTACGGAGTGCTGGGCGCCGCGGTCTCGTTCGGTCTGGCGATCGTGGTGGACAACGGCGCTTCGGCCTGGCTGGTCCGCCGTCGGCTGGGGTTCGGCGCCGTGGACCGCGGTTACCTTCTCGCCGCATTGATCACCATCGGGGCGGTAGCTCCGCTTGCGTTCCTGATACGGGTGCTATGCGGTGACACCTTCGCCGGTACCCTCTTCGGCATTCTTTTGTCCATTGTGGCGTTCTGCGCCCTCGTCCGCCGCTATCGTGTGCCGCTGGGGGTAGCGGAGTTCTTCGGGGTGCTGCGCAAGCGGCGCGCGGAAAACTCGCCATGA
- a CDS encoding fibronectin type III domain-containing protein: MRRKNRPVHLVLAAAVLGTAATALAAGSAQATGEPTLTADPLPTWQTDGIVWALAYAKGVVYVGGRFDHIRPPGAPPGSGRQLARRNFAAFDARTGQPLPCAPAFSGGANQIRALKPSPDGTLLYIGGSFGKAGSAGRSNTAALRTADCAVDNAWKPKVSSTVRALDVTDDTVYLGGQFTTVQGQTRERVAALRPNGTLLPFKATIRGSSVPNDTTPGVNALTAIPKLGELIIGGRFTSVNGTRSSVHALAGLDATTGRVVNTFTGWIPRRSAVKALTNDGTNFYLGAEGTGGGVFDGRIAGRLSDGAMLWKDTCLGATQAVLPYKGVLYSASHAHDCHDTPGGFPDINNRQHFLAQSIADKTILPWFPDTNDGIGEQIGPRALTMADGVLWAGGGFTTVNEAPQQGLTRFGAGADTNAPQVPLMSGASGAPGRITLKWKASWDRDNGVLTYRIYRDGRHLTSLTRESRYWNRPDMSFTDTVRPGSTHRYSLDVTDGTNVSGRNGPVKVTAGK, translated from the coding sequence GTGCGCCGAAAGAACCGACCCGTCCATCTCGTCCTGGCCGCCGCCGTGCTGGGCACCGCCGCGACGGCACTCGCCGCCGGGTCCGCCCAGGCAACCGGCGAGCCCACCCTCACCGCGGATCCGCTGCCCACCTGGCAGACCGACGGCATCGTCTGGGCCCTGGCGTACGCCAAGGGCGTCGTCTACGTAGGAGGCAGGTTCGACCACATCCGGCCACCGGGCGCGCCCCCCGGCAGCGGCCGGCAGCTGGCCCGCCGGAACTTCGCGGCCTTCGACGCCCGCACCGGCCAACCCCTGCCGTGCGCCCCGGCGTTCAGCGGCGGCGCGAACCAGATCCGGGCCCTCAAACCCTCCCCCGACGGGACACTGCTCTACATCGGCGGATCGTTCGGCAAGGCGGGCTCCGCCGGCCGCTCCAACACCGCCGCCCTGCGCACCGCCGACTGCGCCGTCGACAACGCCTGGAAGCCGAAGGTCAGCTCCACCGTCCGGGCCCTGGACGTCACCGACGACACCGTCTATCTCGGCGGCCAGTTCACCACCGTCCAGGGGCAGACCCGCGAGCGGGTCGCCGCGCTGCGACCCAACGGCACGCTGCTGCCGTTCAAGGCGACCATCCGCGGCTCCTCCGTCCCCAACGACACCACGCCCGGTGTCAACGCCCTGACGGCCATCCCGAAACTCGGCGAACTCATCATCGGCGGCCGGTTCACCTCGGTGAACGGCACCCGGTCGAGCGTGCACGCACTGGCCGGCCTGGACGCCACCACGGGCCGGGTCGTCAACACCTTCACCGGCTGGATCCCCCGGCGCTCGGCGGTCAAGGCACTCACCAACGACGGCACCAACTTCTACCTGGGCGCCGAGGGCACCGGCGGCGGCGTCTTCGACGGCCGCATCGCCGGACGGCTGTCGGACGGCGCGATGCTGTGGAAGGACACCTGCCTGGGCGCCACCCAGGCAGTCCTGCCCTACAAGGGCGTCCTCTACAGCGCCTCGCACGCGCACGACTGCCACGACACCCCGGGCGGCTTCCCCGACATCAACAACCGGCAGCACTTCCTGGCCCAGTCCATCGCCGACAAGACGATCCTGCCGTGGTTCCCCGACACCAACGACGGGATCGGCGAGCAGATCGGCCCGCGCGCACTGACCATGGCCGACGGTGTGCTGTGGGCGGGCGGGGGGTTCACCACCGTCAACGAGGCGCCCCAGCAGGGCCTCACCCGCTTCGGGGCCGGTGCGGACACCAACGCACCGCAGGTGCCGCTGATGAGCGGGGCGAGCGGGGCCCCGGGCCGGATCACCCTGAAGTGGAAGGCGTCGTGGGACCGCGACAACGGCGTGCTGACCTACCGCATCTACCGCGACGGCAGGCACCTGACCTCGCTGACCCGGGAATCCCGCTACTGGAACCGGCCGGACATGTCCTTCACCGACACCGTCCGGCCCGGCTCGACGCACCGCTACTCCCTCGACGTCACCGACGGCACCAACGTCTCGGGCCGCAACGGCCCGGTCAAGGTGACCGCCGGGAAGTGA
- a CDS encoding adenylyltransferase/cytidyltransferase family protein translates to MTHRVGYAPGVYDLFHVGHLNLLRHARSRCDHLVAGVVSDDMARRAKGQAPVIPLIERLEIVRSVRYVDAAFVETVPDKLETWQQVRFDVIFKGDDWRGTSKGIRLERDFAPLGVEVVYFPYTVHTSSTLLRAALDVLGSPA, encoded by the coding sequence ATGACGCACCGAGTTGGATACGCACCCGGGGTCTACGACCTGTTCCATGTGGGGCACCTGAATCTCCTCCGGCACGCCAGGAGCCGGTGCGACCACTTGGTGGCCGGAGTCGTCTCGGACGACATGGCGCGGCGGGCCAAGGGACAGGCACCGGTGATCCCGTTGATCGAGCGCCTGGAGATCGTGCGCAGTGTCCGGTACGTGGACGCGGCGTTCGTCGAGACGGTGCCCGACAAGCTGGAGACCTGGCAGCAGGTGCGGTTCGATGTCATCTTCAAGGGGGACGACTGGCGGGGCACGAGCAAGGGCATCCGGTTGGAACGGGACTTCGCGCCCCTGGGAGTCGAGGTGGTCTACTTCCCGTACACCGTCCATACGTCGAGCACGCTGCTCCGTGCGGCGCTCGACGTGCTGGGGAGTCCGGCCTGA
- a CDS encoding CDP-alcohol phosphatidyltransferase family protein, translating into MSRFAAAVEELSAAQKSAKGVSLYSRHINRPVGRGLAAASYCLNLKPNQVTLLSAVFTFVGVGMIAALPPGPGTAAGVFAALFLGFALDSADGQLARLTGTGSAAGEWLDHVVDCAKMLALHMAVLVSFHRYFAPSEPLLLLAPVVFQFAAVLVFFGGILTDQLKRAECLRNGGAGPRPAEPASAVRAVALLPVDYGVFCAAFLLFGSGRLFVVVYCALLVAHVLFMVAFLAKWYRELAGPGR; encoded by the coding sequence ATGAGCCGGTTCGCAGCTGCGGTCGAGGAACTGTCGGCGGCCCAGAAATCCGCGAAGGGGGTGTCGCTCTACTCGCGCCACATCAACCGCCCGGTCGGACGGGGACTGGCCGCCGCGAGCTACTGCCTGAACCTGAAACCCAATCAAGTCACTTTGCTCAGCGCGGTGTTCACCTTCGTCGGCGTGGGGATGATCGCCGCGCTGCCGCCCGGGCCGGGCACCGCGGCGGGTGTCTTCGCGGCACTCTTCCTGGGCTTCGCGCTGGACTCGGCCGACGGCCAGCTGGCCCGTCTGACGGGGACCGGCAGCGCCGCCGGCGAATGGCTGGACCACGTCGTCGACTGCGCGAAGATGCTCGCCCTCCACATGGCCGTACTGGTCTCCTTCCACCGCTACTTCGCCCCCTCCGAACCGCTGTTGCTGCTCGCCCCCGTCGTCTTCCAGTTCGCCGCCGTGCTGGTGTTCTTCGGCGGGATCCTGACCGACCAGCTCAAACGGGCTGAATGCCTGCGGAACGGCGGTGCCGGACCACGGCCCGCGGAACCGGCCTCCGCCGTCCGTGCGGTGGCCCTGCTGCCGGTCGACTACGGGGTGTTCTGCGCGGCCTTCCTGCTGTTCGGCAGCGGGCGGCTGTTCGTCGTGGTGTACTGCGCGCTGCTCGTGGCGCATGTGCTCTTCATGGTGGCCTTTCTGGCCAAGTGGTACCGCGAACTGGCCGGCCCCGGACGGTGA
- a CDS encoding glycoside hydrolase family 55 protein, whose translation MAGRPSPSNGAPGRRTILAASAATLAAVLTGCDSDSPDPSDEDAVPPRISGTKPKGRDVIDVVADCGAKGDGRTDDSRAFARAYAHAAGRVWDHIGRTVIDIPAGTYLIASPYALLNAPAGRLKANGLRFRGAGKRMTQLLFAPNRPQNAFLCRNEDSWANVSFEELAFRSGTPGASFFSSYSTGQAQDYRFTACEWTGEWTYGLALDGSNTNSEMRWDACRIGGSYRKAFLYSGLSQKSLDHPQQDQFLNYWFTDMKVEYDWGNFLEFPYGGSITCRGGSYIVTGRRPTDSADYGRTSTFFRFPRGVHHDSVQRFHAEDIRFEVRGPDTVVIDCAWDGGTVHFNDCDDTALAFRPFAKDSRPHRYRSGARGALVRYDSCQLSGQHLYEQDGNGPRARYDMCVLRNHAPADFIAGASAGVQFTDCLGP comes from the coding sequence ATGGCAGGCAGGCCCTCCCCGTCCAACGGCGCGCCCGGCCGCCGGACGATTCTGGCCGCGTCGGCCGCCACTCTGGCGGCGGTGCTCACCGGCTGCGACTCCGACTCCCCGGACCCGTCCGACGAGGACGCCGTGCCACCGCGGATCTCCGGCACCAAGCCCAAGGGCAGGGACGTCATCGACGTGGTGGCGGACTGCGGCGCCAAGGGCGACGGCCGCACCGACGACAGCCGGGCGTTCGCCCGCGCCTACGCCCATGCCGCGGGCCGGGTCTGGGACCACATCGGCCGGACGGTGATCGACATCCCGGCCGGCACCTACCTCATCGCCTCCCCGTACGCCCTGCTCAACGCCCCGGCGGGGAGGCTCAAGGCCAACGGCCTGCGGTTCCGCGGGGCCGGGAAGCGGATGACGCAGCTGCTCTTCGCACCGAACCGGCCGCAGAACGCCTTTCTGTGCCGCAACGAGGACAGCTGGGCCAATGTGTCGTTCGAGGAGCTGGCCTTCCGGTCCGGGACCCCGGGCGCCTCGTTCTTCTCCTCCTACTCCACCGGCCAGGCACAGGACTACCGCTTCACCGCCTGCGAGTGGACCGGCGAGTGGACCTACGGACTGGCGCTGGACGGCTCCAACACCAACTCGGAGATGCGCTGGGACGCCTGCCGCATCGGCGGTTCCTACCGCAAGGCGTTCCTCTACTCGGGCCTGTCGCAGAAGTCCCTCGACCATCCCCAGCAGGACCAGTTCCTCAACTACTGGTTCACCGACATGAAGGTGGAGTACGACTGGGGGAACTTCCTGGAGTTCCCCTACGGCGGCTCCATCACCTGCCGCGGGGGTTCCTACATCGTCACCGGCCGCCGCCCCACGGATTCCGCGGACTACGGCCGCACCAGCACCTTCTTCCGCTTCCCGCGCGGCGTCCACCACGACTCGGTGCAGCGCTTCCACGCCGAGGACATCCGCTTCGAGGTGCGCGGCCCGGACACCGTGGTCATCGACTGTGCCTGGGACGGCGGGACGGTGCACTTCAACGACTGTGACGACACCGCGCTCGCGTTCCGCCCGTTCGCCAAGGACAGCCGTCCGCACCGCTACCGCAGCGGCGCCCGGGGCGCGCTGGTCCGCTACGACTCCTGCCAGCTGTCCGGGCAGCACCTCTACGAGCAGGACGGCAACGGCCCGCGCGCCCGCTACGACATGTGCGTGCTCCGCAACCACGCCCCGGCGGACTTCATCGCGGGGGCGAGCGCGGGCGTGCAGTTCACCGACTGCCTGGGACCGTGA
- a CDS encoding helix-turn-helix transcriptional regulator: MTAMMRPEVELSITRYLKETQVGPTAARIVLGAQLRRLRTGAGITREAAGKSIRGSHAKITRLERGQVGFKRQDLADLLTLYRVLEPERRADYFELADQANSNGWWHEYSDVLEDWFELHLGLEEAAALIRTYQVQFLPGLLQTEEYARAVTRVGYPNAPQEKVDRLVALRMERQRLLTRPEAPRLWAVVDEAVLRRPFGGTEVMAAQLRHLLQAVQMPNVTLQIAPFSVGANAAAGAPFSILRFAEPELPDKVYLEQLTSALYLDKQESVDQYTAVMDRLCTEADTPAETGAFLTRLIDQLD; the protein is encoded by the coding sequence ATGACCGCGATGATGCGGCCGGAAGTCGAGCTGTCGATAACGCGCTACCTGAAGGAGACGCAGGTAGGGCCCACCGCCGCGCGCATCGTGCTGGGCGCCCAGCTCCGGAGGCTGCGCACCGGCGCGGGCATCACGCGTGAGGCCGCGGGCAAGTCGATCCGTGGTTCTCACGCCAAGATCACCCGCCTCGAAAGAGGACAGGTCGGCTTCAAGAGACAGGACCTGGCCGATCTGCTGACCCTCTATCGCGTGCTCGAACCGGAGCGCCGGGCCGACTACTTCGAGCTGGCGGACCAGGCCAACTCCAACGGCTGGTGGCACGAGTACAGCGACGTCCTGGAGGACTGGTTCGAGCTCCACCTCGGCCTGGAGGAGGCCGCCGCGCTGATCCGCACCTATCAGGTGCAGTTCCTGCCCGGCCTGCTCCAGACGGAGGAGTACGCCCGGGCGGTCACCCGCGTCGGCTACCCCAACGCGCCGCAGGAGAAGGTGGACCGCCTGGTCGCGCTGCGGATGGAGCGCCAGCGGCTGCTCACCCGGCCGGAGGCCCCGCGGCTGTGGGCGGTGGTGGACGAGGCGGTGCTGCGCCGTCCGTTCGGCGGCACCGAGGTGATGGCCGCCCAACTGCGCCACCTCCTGCAGGCGGTGCAGATGCCGAACGTCACACTTCAGATCGCCCCCTTCAGCGTGGGGGCGAACGCGGCGGCCGGCGCCCCGTTCAGCATCCTGCGGTTCGCCGAACCCGAACTGCCCGACAAGGTCTATCTGGAGCAGCTGACCAGCGCCCTGTATCTGGACAAGCAGGAGTCGGTGGACCAGTACACCGCGGTCATGGACCGGCTGTGCACCGAGGCCGACACACCGGCGGAGACCGGTGCCTTCCTGACCCGGTTGATCGACCAGCTCGACTGA
- a CDS encoding DUF397 domain-containing protein, whose product MQQFDNGVAADLIDGAVWRKSRRSAPGGDCVEVARLTDGGFAVRNSRDPHGPALIYTHAEMAAFVGGAKDGDFDALLS is encoded by the coding sequence ATGCAGCAGTTCGACAACGGCGTGGCCGCGGACCTGATCGACGGTGCGGTCTGGAGGAAGAGCCGACGCAGCGCGCCCGGTGGCGACTGTGTCGAGGTCGCCCGGCTGACCGACGGCGGCTTCGCCGTGCGCAACTCCCGTGACCCGCACGGGCCGGCGCTTATCTACACCCACGCGGAGATGGCCGCGTTCGTCGGCGGAGCCAAGGACGGCGACTTCGACGCGCTGCTGAGCTGA
- a CDS encoding SAM-dependent methyltransferase translates to MAVPEDWMGARPQEPIDLHTDRPHAARVYDVLLGGKTNYPADREAAEQTLVSLPNAATIARQNRGFMHRAARYLADQAGIRQFLDIGTGIPTSPNLHEIAQATVPKARIVYADNDPIVLAHSRALHTSHPEGRTAYIQADLGRPQEILRDATLRDTLDLDEPVALTLIAVLHWLPPERDVHAVVRELMDAFAPGSYLALTYATADFEPQALQEISDNFESKGSHVRARPRAEVLRLFDGLELVDPGLTVVHRWRPDPVEIGADSLSDADIPLYAGLGRKG, encoded by the coding sequence ATGGCGGTGCCGGAGGACTGGATGGGGGCGCGGCCCCAGGAACCGATCGACCTGCACACCGATCGGCCGCACGCCGCCCGCGTCTACGACGTACTGCTCGGCGGCAAGACCAACTACCCGGCGGACCGGGAGGCGGCCGAGCAGACCCTCGTATCGCTGCCCAACGCCGCCACGATCGCCCGGCAGAACCGCGGCTTCATGCACCGTGCGGCCCGCTATCTGGCGGACCAGGCCGGCATCCGGCAGTTCCTGGACATCGGCACCGGCATCCCGACCTCGCCCAACCTCCACGAGATCGCCCAGGCGACCGTGCCGAAGGCCCGCATCGTCTACGCCGACAACGACCCGATCGTGCTGGCGCATTCGCGGGCGCTGCACACCAGCCACCCCGAGGGCCGGACCGCCTACATCCAGGCCGACCTCGGCCGTCCGCAGGAGATCCTGCGGGACGCGACCCTGCGGGACACCCTCGACCTCGACGAGCCGGTGGCACTGACCCTGATCGCCGTCCTGCACTGGCTCCCGCCGGAGCGCGACGTCCACGCCGTCGTCCGCGAGCTGATGGACGCGTTCGCGCCGGGCAGCTACCTGGCCCTGACGTATGCCACCGCCGACTTCGAGCCACAGGCACTTCAGGAGATCAGCGACAACTTCGAGTCCAAGGGCTCCCATGTGCGCGCCCGCCCCCGGGCCGAGGTGCTGCGCCTCTTCGACGGCCTGGAGCTGGTCGACCCCGGCCTGACCGTGGTCCACCGCTGGCGCCCCGACCCCGTCGAGATCGGCGCCGACTCCCTCTCCGACGCGGACATCCCGCTCTACGCCGGGCTCGGCCGCAAGGGCTGA
- the secD gene encoding protein translocase subunit SecD, with translation MTRATRVRALLALAILALSTFLALTQPVRLGLDLRGGTRLVLETRDSPTTEADRDATDRTLEVLRRRVDALGVSEPQLTRAGDHRIVVELPGLDDPDEAAAVLGRTAQLTVHPVLGTAPGARPGPSGPAGTVLPDDSGTPLRLGPAALTGAEVRHAEAEFDGQGGGGWSVGLGLRGAGERAWARLTGAAACAAPHDPARRAAIVLDHRIISAPRVEASVACGVGITGGTTRITGGFDQRTAQELALLINGGALPVPVEIVEQRAVGPTLGALAITSSARAAVIGVALTALFVTVVYRLLGALATLALACYALISYAALVALGATLTLPGLAGFVLAIGMAVDANVLVFERAREEYAAGSGSRPRTLRSALAAGFRNAFSAIADTNVTTLLAAVLLFFFASGPVRGFGVTLCIGVAASMVGALLVTRVLAEYAVALPPVRRRPRLTGLAGPGRIRALLARRRPALMRHRRRWLALSGAALLLATSGIAVRGLEYGVEFTGGRMIEYRTTQPVDTERARAALGTAGLDRAQITASGEDSVTVRTERLSARQLRTADRVVDELGGGAQKMRDELIGPSLGDELRRGALVALGLALAAQLVYLAVRFRWTFALSAVVAMAHDVLILVGVFAWLGKPVDGVFLAALLTVIGYSVNDSVVVFDRVRELRAGARRTPFPELADDAVLQTVPRTVNTGMGALFILAALAALGGDSLTDFALALLIGITVGTYSSVFTATPLAVVLEGRGGAVPRRTGRGTARRGARRDRRDSGARV, from the coding sequence TTGACCCGCGCCACAAGGGTGCGGGCGCTGCTCGCGCTCGCGATCCTTGCCCTGTCCACGTTCCTCGCCCTGACCCAGCCCGTACGGCTCGGTCTTGACCTGCGCGGCGGCACCCGCCTCGTCCTGGAGACCCGTGACTCCCCCACCACCGAGGCCGACCGGGACGCCACCGACCGCACGCTGGAGGTGCTCCGCCGCCGCGTGGACGCCCTCGGGGTGAGCGAACCGCAGCTCACCCGCGCCGGCGACCACCGCATCGTCGTGGAACTGCCCGGCCTCGACGACCCCGACGAGGCCGCCGCGGTCCTCGGACGCACCGCCCAGCTCACCGTCCATCCCGTCCTCGGTACCGCCCCCGGAGCCCGGCCCGGCCCGTCCGGACCGGCCGGCACCGTCCTGCCCGACGACTCGGGCACCCCGCTGCGGCTCGGGCCCGCCGCCCTGACCGGTGCCGAAGTGCGCCACGCCGAGGCCGAGTTCGACGGCCAGGGCGGCGGCGGCTGGTCCGTCGGGCTCGGTCTGCGCGGCGCCGGCGAACGTGCCTGGGCGCGGCTGACCGGCGCGGCGGCGTGCGCCGCGCCGCACGATCCGGCCCGCCGCGCGGCCATCGTCCTGGACCACCGGATCATCTCCGCGCCGCGGGTCGAGGCGTCGGTGGCCTGCGGTGTCGGCATCACCGGCGGGACGACGCGGATCACCGGCGGCTTCGACCAGCGCACCGCGCAGGAGCTGGCGCTGCTGATCAACGGCGGGGCACTGCCGGTGCCGGTGGAGATCGTCGAACAGCGCGCCGTCGGCCCGACGCTGGGCGCCCTGGCCATCACCTCCAGCGCCCGCGCGGCGGTGATCGGCGTCGCCCTGACGGCACTCTTCGTCACCGTCGTCTACCGCCTGCTCGGTGCGCTCGCCACCCTGGCGCTCGCCTGCTACGCGCTGATCTCCTACGCGGCCCTGGTGGCCCTGGGCGCCACCCTCACCCTGCCCGGCCTGGCCGGTTTCGTGCTGGCGATCGGGATGGCCGTGGACGCCAATGTCCTGGTCTTCGAGCGCGCCCGTGAGGAGTACGCGGCGGGCTCCGGCAGCCGCCCGCGCACCCTGCGCAGCGCCCTGGCGGCCGGCTTCCGCAACGCCTTCAGCGCCATCGCCGACACCAACGTCACCACCCTGCTGGCCGCGGTGCTGCTGTTCTTCTTCGCCTCCGGGCCGGTGCGCGGCTTCGGCGTGACGCTGTGCATCGGGGTGGCCGCCTCGATGGTCGGCGCGCTGCTGGTGACCCGGGTGCTGGCGGAGTACGCGGTGGCGCTGCCGCCGGTCCGGCGCCGCCCGCGGCTGACCGGTCTGGCCGGCCCGGGCCGGATCCGTGCCCTGCTGGCCCGCCGCCGGCCGGCCCTGATGCGCCACCGGCGCCGCTGGCTGGCGCTGAGCGGCGCCGCCCTGCTCCTGGCCACCTCCGGTATCGCCGTCCGCGGGCTGGAGTACGGCGTGGAGTTCACCGGCGGCCGGATGATCGAGTACCGCACCACGCAACCGGTCGACACCGAGCGGGCCCGCGCCGCGCTCGGCACGGCGGGCCTGGATCGGGCGCAGATCACCGCCTCGGGCGAGGACTCGGTGACGGTGCGCACCGAGCGGCTCTCCGCCCGGCAGCTGCGCACGGCGGACCGGGTCGTCGACGAACTCGGCGGCGGCGCGCAGAAGATGCGCGACGAGCTGATCGGCCCGAGCCTGGGCGACGAGCTGCGCCGCGGCGCACTGGTGGCCCTCGGCCTGGCCCTGGCCGCGCAGCTGGTCTATCTGGCGGTGCGGTTCCGGTGGACGTTCGCGCTGTCGGCCGTGGTGGCCATGGCGCATGACGTCCTGATCCTCGTCGGGGTGTTCGCCTGGCTCGGCAAGCCGGTCGACGGGGTCTTCCTGGCGGCCCTGCTGACCGTCATCGGCTACTCCGTCAACGACTCGGTGGTGGTCTTCGACCGGGTGCGCGAACTCCGCGCCGGCGCGCGCCGTACCCCGTTCCCGGAGCTGGCCGACGACGCGGTGCTGCAGACCGTGCCGCGCACCGTCAACACCGGCATGGGAGCGCTCTTCATCCTGGCCGCGCTCGCCGCGCTGGGCGGCGACTCGCTCACCGACTTCGCGCTGGCGCTGCTGATCGGCATCACCGTCGGCACGTATTCGTCGGTGTTCACCGCGACCCCGCTGGCCGTCGTCCTGGAAGGGCGCGGCGGGGCGGTGCCCCGGCGGACCGGCCGTGGGACCGCGCGGCGGGGCGCACGGCGCGACCGGCGGGACAGTGGCGCCCGCGTCTGA